Sequence from the Lysobacter solisilvae genome:
AACACCTGGAAGCCCAGCACCGCGGCCACCATCACGTCGCTGCCCAAAGCCGTGTCGGTATCGCGCATGCGCTCGACCAGCTGGAGCGCGCGGGTCAGGCGCGCGTTGAGGGCGTCATGGTCGGCCAGGTCGCGCGCCATCTCCTCCAGGTCCAGATTGTCCGGCAGCAGGCCCCTGTTCTCGCGCATCGCATCGAGCGCCTTGCGGCAGAACGCCTCGGACCCGTCGCCCATCTTCAACAGCTTCCGCCGCCCCCGCGCGCCATCCAGGCTGACCAGGATCGGTGCGCTGGCCTGCTCGAGCGCGGTCAGGGCCTGGTCCATGGCGGCCCACTGGGTGTCGTCGAAGTGCACCGCGGCAATGTTCTGACTCATATCCATTTCTCCATGTCGTTGAGGAACTTCCCTTGCACCGGCCCTCATGGCCGACTAACCGAATTCTCACGCACAACGCGGGCGGGTCCGGCCACGTCGGGCGGTGCGGGGCAGATGATCTGATGGCATGAGGCGGGTGGCCGCGGAGGGGCCGCCGTATGCGGGCAGGTAACGGAAGCGATCGCAGAACCCTGCGGAGTCATGCGGCCATGCGCCGGGCGCGCTTCCGGAAGTGTCGGGCCATATGCGGCCATATGTCCGGAGAGTCTCCGGGAGTGTCGCGACATATGCGGGCATATGTCCGGACAGTCTCTGGGAGTGTCGCGATATATGCGGGCATATGTGCGGAGAGTTTCCGGGAGTGTCGGGACATATGCGGCCATATGTCCGGACAGTCTCCGCAAGTGTCGCGACATATGCGGGCATATGTCCGGACAGTTTCCGCGAGTGTCGCGACATATGCGGGCATATGTCCGGGGAGTTTTTCGGAGTGTCGCGACATATGCGGGCATATGTCCGGACAGTTTTCCGGAGTGTCGCGACATATGCGGGCATATGTCCGGAGAGACTCCGGGTGTGTCTCGATATAGCGGGCATATGCCGGGAGGGGTTGCGGGAACTGTCCGGATGTATGCGCGGGTGTGGCGGACACTCCTGGGAACAGTCCGGAGACAGGCGGACATGTCCGCCCGTCGCACCTGCTCCCTCCCCCGCTTGCGGGGGAGGGTTGGGGTTGGGGCCGCCGGTCGCGGGGATCTCACCTAATCTAGGGCTTGGCTGCTTCGGCGCACGCCGCATCGACTGCAACAACCGGCCTGGAGCCCTGATGCCACGAGTCCTTGCAAAGATTGGGGTCGGGTTTGCCCTCGCTTGCTCGGCGGGATGCGCGACTGGAGCTCAAACCCAGGTCGTCACTCGTAGAGGCTCGCAAGAGTTTCTCGCGGCTGCCTTGGTGACTCGCCGCGCAATATTCGGCAGCTTCGCCGTGCTGGCAATGTGCCTCGCCAGTTCGTGCAAGACGCAGGAGCCGCTAAGCAGCTTGCCTCCATCGATAGCATCGCAGGCGGATTGCGCCCGGCTCTGGGGTGGGCTTTTCGCCGAGTGGACGGAGGCCGGAGGCGGGCTGAAGGCATCAGTTCGCGCAACACGCGCACAGATCCAAGCCGATAAGCGCTCAAGGCTTGCACAGATCGTGAGGGTGACGTGGCAGCTTCAAATGGAAACACCCCATCCAGCTTTCGGCTCCTGGCCAGTGGGCCGAGCCGAGATCACGGGAGTAGCATTTGCCTTTGGCGATGCCATTCACCAGGACCAGGCGCTGGTCGCAGATGCTCCCGAAGGTTGCCTTAGCGTTGCATGGTTCCAAAAGGCACTAGCAAAGGAACTAGAGAATGAAGGCCTTGGCGAACCGGGCCTTAGGCGGCTGGAAGAAGCCCCCGCTTCGTTGGATTGGACACGTCCGGACGCAATAGTGTGGGCCAGGCACTGGCTCCTGGTTCGATCTGCAAGCCCAGACGGCCAATGAGAAAGCTGGCGCTGTCGTGGTGGCCGGCCAACGTCTCGGCACTGCCGCAATCAAGTCGAATCTTGTCGGTGGCTTTGAGTGGTCGCCGTGGAAGTCGGCTGCCGCGCGCAGGCTCGACGGGCAAAGTCCATGGATCCCCGCCTTCGCGGGGATGACGAAACGATGGTGTGGCTCGATGGGTTGCCAGTTGTTGCGCGCTTCACGCCGGACGACAAGTCACTGGATCCCCGCGTTCGCGGGGATGACGAGGGTGGGTTATGCGCGTCCGGCTCCGAGTGCAACGTCCATGGATCCCCGCCTTCGCGGGGATGACGGACTGTTGAGATGGCGTCCTTGGTGACGCCCCCGGGTACAGCGTCGGCAGCCGTCCCTCAAACCCCCGCCAACACCTCATCCGCCTTCTGCAGCACCTCGTCCATGTGCTCCTCCAGCCCCGCCCACAGCGGCATCCGCACCAGCCGGTCGCTGACCGAATCGGTCACCGGGAGCGCGTCGCCGTGGGTGCGCGCGTAGCGCTGGCCGGCGGGGGACGAGTGCAGCGGGATGTAGTGGAACACGCTGCCGACGCCGCGGGCCTTGAGCTGGGCGATGTAGTCCGTGCGCGCTTCCAGCGAGGGCAGCAGCAGGTAGTACATGTGGGCGTTGTGGGTGCAGTGGGCCGGCACGATGGGGCGGCGCAGGCGGCCGGCGGTTTCGTGGGGGGCGGCCCAGGCGTGGTAGCGGTCCCACAGGGCCAGGCGGCGGTCGGTGATTTCCTGGGCGGCGTCGGTCTGCGCGGCCAGGAAGGCGGCGGTGACTTCGCCGGGGAGGAAGGAGGAGCCCACGTCGACCCAGGTGTACTTGTCGACCTGGCCGCGGAAGAAACGGCTGCGGTTGGTGCCTTTCTCGCGGATGATCTCGGCCCGTTCGCCCATCTCCGCGTCGCGGCACAGCAGGGCGCCGCCTTCGCCGGAGATGATGTTCTTGGTCTCGTGGAAGCTCAGCGCGCCCAGTTCGCCGATCGCGCCCAGCGGGCGGCCGCGATAGGTGGACATGATCGCCTGCGCGGCGTCCTCGATCACGGCCAGGCCGTGGCGGCGCGCGATGTCGCAGATGGCGTCCATCTCGCAGCCCACGCCGGCGTAATGCACGACGCAGATCGCCTTCGTGCGCGGCGTGATCGCGGCCTCGATGAGGGTCTCGTCGATGTTGAGCGTGTCGGGACGGATGTCGACGAACACCGGCACCGCGCCGCGCAGCACGAACGCGTTGGCGGTGGAGACGAAGGTGTACGAGGGCATGATCACTTCATCGCCCGGCGCCATGTCCAGCAGCAGCGCCGACATCTCCAGCGCCGCGGTGCAGCTGTGCGTGAGCAGCGCGCGGCTGGCGCCGGTGTTGGCTTCCAGCCAGGCGTGGCAGCGCTTGGTGAACGGGCCGTCGCCCGACAGGTGGCCGTTGGCGTGGGCCTGGGCGATGAGGGTGAGTTCCTGGCCGGTCATGTACGGCCGGTTGAACGGGATCACTTGGTGCACTCCAGGATGACGTGCGAATACGGCACCAGCAGCAGGTCCTCGCGGCGGATGACTTCGACCCGCGAGAAACGGGCGTCGACGAGCGCGGCGTAGCCTTCGGCGGTGCGCACGTGCTGGCCGCGGTCGCGGCGGGCCAGGGCGCGGCCAATGCGCGACTGGCCGGGCCAGTAGCCGCCGTCGAGGGTGACCAGGCGGCCACCCGGCGCCAGCCGCTCGTACAGGCTGCTGATCAGGCCCATGGCGGCGGGGTCGTCCAGGTGGTGGAGCAGGCCGATGGCGATGGCGAGCTGGCAGGGCGGCAGGGCTTCGCCGACCAGGTCCTGCACGTCGGCGCAGTGGAAGATGCCGCGGTCGCCGTAGCGGTCGCGCGCGGCGTCGATGTAACGCTGCGACAGGTCGAAGCCGTGGTACTCGATGTCGCGTGGCAGGCATTCCAGGATGTCGGCCGGGCCGCAGCCGACGTCGACCACGACGTCGCCCGGCTGCACGCGCAGGTGCTCCTGGCTCAGCTTCCGGCGCGAGCGCTCGGCGCCCAGCAGCTTCTGGAAACCGCTGTAGACGGCCGGGTGCGAGAGGATCGCGCGCAGCCCGTCGGTGACCTGGGCCGGCCCGCTCACGCGGTCACCGCCAGGACGGTGATGCCGCCGACGATCATGACCGTGCCCACGATCTTGCCCATGCTCAGCGGCTCGTGCAGCACCAGCGTGGCGAACAGCAGGATCAGCAGGAAGCTGGTGGCGGTGAGCGGGTAGGCGGTGCTCAGCGGCAGCTTCTTCAGCGCGAGCATCCAGAACAGCGAGGCGGCGAACGCGGCCGCCAGGCCGCTGATCACCCAGGGGTTGACCAGCATGTGGAACAGGAACGACAGCTTGGGCGCCACGCCGTGCGGCAGCGGCCCCGAAAGCGAGGCCTGCCATTTCAGGACCAGTTGCCCGTAGACCGACAGCAGCACGGTCAGGGCGATGAATGCGTAACCCGTCATGGAGGCGATGGTTTCCAGCAGTGAGGGCGCCGGAGTCGGCCGGCACGGCCGTGCGCGGAACGGTCCGGCGCGGGATGAAAGCGGGCCCGCGAAAAGGGCCTGGATCGGCGCCCGCTCAACGGCGCCGCAGGATATCCGATCGGGCCAGCATGCACGTTTGCCCGTCTTCATCCAGGACCTGGGCCACCGCCTGCATGGGTCCGGACTCGCGCAGGCCGCCGGGAATGCGCACGACCAGCCGGTAGGCGACGTCCGCCAGCAGGGGCCGCAGGAAGGCCTGCTCGAGGTGGCGGATGATCGTGCCGGGGCCGGGCGCGTCCGTGCCCAGCACGCGCGACAGTTCGGTCGCCGCCAGCACGCCATGGGCGATGCAGCCGGGGAAACCGGCCGCGCGGGCGGCCGCGGCGTCCACGTGCAGCGGGTTGGCGTCGCCGGAGACCTCGGCGAAGCGGCGGATCTGCTCGGCGCTGAAGGTGAGCGGGCGGTCGACGATGGTCTGGCCGGCGCTGAGCAGCGCGTTCACGTGCCAGGTGTCGAGCGCCTCGAACAGGTGGAAGCCCTCGCGCGCCCAGACCTTCTGCACGGCGTAGTTGTGCACCTGGGTGGAGACCTTCATCTCGCGCGCGCCCCGCGAGCGGGCGACCGCCTGCGTGTGGCGGATCAGGTCGCCGTAAAGCCCGCCGCCGGCGGCATCGGGCGCGACGCCGTAGAGCACGCCTTCGAACACCGGCGCGGCGTCGTGACCTTCGCCGGCGTGCTCGTGGCCGGCGTGCTCGTGACAAGCGGCGAACGCGACGATGCGGCCTTCGCGCCGCGCGACCCACAGCGTGGAGCCCGCGTCGGTGACGTGGTTCTCCGCCCACTGCTGGTAGCCGGCCAGGATCTGCTCGCGGCCGAACAGCGGGTTGGCGTGATAGTGCGCAACGTACTGGCTGAAGGTGTGCGCGATCAGCACGCGCAGTTCGGGCAGGTCGTCCGGCGTGCCCAGCGAGAACGCGAGGTCGGCGTTGCGCAGCGGCGCGGGCGCGTATCGATCGAGATCGCATCGGTAGTACACGAGCGTGTCGGCGTGCAGCACCGGCAGCGCCCAGCGGGCCAGGCCGGCGATGCCGGAGGCCGCGCCCGCCGGCGTGCGCAGGATCGCCACGTCGCAGCGCGCCTGCAGGATCTGCGCGGCCAGGGTCTTGGCGTCGACCTGCGGCGCGCGGCCGCGCCACACCTGGAGGTCGAAGCGCGCCGAGTCCAGCGGCGAGGGCTGCAGCACCGGCGGCGCCTCGCTCATGCCTGGACTCCGTGCGCGGGCTCGCGCGGCGCGGCGGGCGTGCGGTCGGCGACCAGGTAGTAGGGGCGCGCCTTGGCATCGACGAACAGCCGGCCCAGGTAGAGCCCGATGATGCCGATGCAGAAGATGGCCATGCCGCCGACCAGCCAGATCGAGGCGATCACGCTGGTGAAGCCGGCCACCTGCACGTCGCCCTTCAGATAGCGCAGCACGCTCCAGGCCACCATCGCGAAGGCGATCGCGGCGAAGGCCAGGCCCAGCCGCACCACCAGCCGCAGCGGCTTGTCGGAGTAGGACAGGATGATGCCGGTGGCCAGGCGGCGCAGGCGCTTGAAGGTGTAGGTGCTGCGGCCCTCGTTGCGGCTGGCGTGTTCGACCGGCAGGGCAAGGTGGTGGTAGCCCGTCCACTTCACCATCAGCGGGAAGCAGCGCTCGCGCTCGGGCATGGCGTTCACCGCGTCGATGACCTTGCGCGAATAGGCGCCGAAGTTGGCGGTGGTGTGGTCCTGCGCCACGCCCGTCATCCACGACAGCAGGCGGAAGAACAGCCAGGACATCAGGCGCTTGAACGCGCCATCCTGGCGCTGCGTGCGCTGGGCGAACACCACTTCGACCTCGCCCTGCAGCGCTTCGAGCAGGCGCGGGATCTCCTCGGGCACGTCCTGCAGGTCGCAGTCCATGACCACCACCTTGCCGCCGCGGGCGTGTTCGATGCCCGCGCTGATCGCGTAGTGCTGGCCGAAGTTGCGCGCCAGCCGCAGGCCGCGCAGCCATGGGCGCGTGGCGGCCAGTTCGACGATGCGGGCCCAGGCGCCATCGGGGCTGCGGTCATCGACGAGGATCACCTCGAAGGCCTCGCCACGCGGCGCCAGGCTGGCCGCGATGCGGTCGACCAGATCCTCCAGGCACCCCTTGCAGCCGTATACGGGCGAGACGACTGAGATGGCGGGATGCGGAGTTTCGGGCATGGGCTCGGGCAGGGGGAGGGGAGGGAGGTTCGGCAAGGCGACGGCGTGGGGCGCGTGGCGGGGTGCGCTGTACGGGTTCGCGGGCACGGGCGCGTCCCATGGTGCGCGGCGACGGGCCCTTGGGCCCAAGGATAGACTGTAGCCGTCATGGGATCGATCCGGTACGGTCGGCGCCCTTCGATCCCGCAACCGCCAGGCCCCGTGCAGATGCAGCCCACCGACCGCGACACACGCCCCCTTCGTGCCGCCGATCCGGCCGTGGCCGATGGCCCGGTGGCCGATGGCGCGTTCTCCCGCTGGACCGGGCTGCTGGCCGCCCTGGCCGCGGTGCTCGCGGGTGCGGTGCTGATCTTCGGTGGCCTGGGCGGCGATCGCCTCAACGGCGACGAGCACAACGCGATCGTGTTCCTCACCGACGGCCTGTGGGAGTACCTGCGCAGCTTCCATTACGGGCACGTGATCAAGCTGCACGTGTGGCTGCTGCACGAAGCCTTCGGCAACTCCTTCTTCTGGTACCGCATGCCGGCCGCGCTTGCGGCGACGGCCGTGCTGGTCTGGCTGGCGCTGTACCGCGCGCCGGGGCTGGCGGGGCGCGGGATCGGCCAGGCGCTGGTGGTGCTGCTGCTCGGGGCCAATGCCTCGTTCCTGAATTTCGCGCGCTGGGGCATGCCGGGCTACGCCGAGACGCTGCTGGCCGGGTCGGTGCTGCTCGGCCTGGTGCTGGCGGATGTGATGAGCGCGAATGTGATGAGCGCGAATGTGATGAGCGCGAATGTGATGCGTCCGGCCGTCGCCTCGGCGGACGGCCTCCCGCGCTGGACCTGGCCGCGCCTGCTGCTCATCGCGCTGCTGCCGTGGCTGTACCCGGCGGCGGTCATCCTGCTGGGTGGCATCACCGCGTACCTGGTGCTCGACCTGATGCTGCGCTACGCGCGCGGCGTGCGTACCGGCGCGCTGCGCGCGCTGGCGCACGCCCTCGTGCCGGTCGTGCTGGGCCTGCTGTCGTTCGTGGCCTACCGGCTGAGCGTGCCCGACGCGCACTGGGAGCGCGCCCGCGCGCACCACAAGGCGTTCTCCTCGTGGCAGGCGCAGGGCGGTGACGGCGCGGCCGGGTTCGTGTGGGAATCGCTGCGGGCGGTCGGGCGCGACCTGGCGCGCATGACCACGCTGTCGAGCGACTCGCCCTTCGCCGCGCTGACGCCGCTGTACGCGCAGCTGGTGATGCTGGTCGGGGCGCTGTGCGTGCTCGCACTCGCGCTTGCGCTGTGGCGGGCCTGGCGCCTGCGCGCGGCCCGGCCGGCCGCGGACGTCGCCTTCCTGCGCGGGGCCGCGCTGCTGTGGACGGTGCTGCTGTCGGGGCTGGCCGTCACCAACGCCGCGGCCCTGGTCGACGCCTTCCCGGTCGGCAGCCTGCGTCACCTGTTCTTCCTGCTCGGCGTCCCGGCCCTGCTGGCCGTGCTGTCGCTGGGTTACCTCGGCCAGCGCCTGGGCGCCGTCGCCCGCGCCGTCGCGGGCCCGTGGCCGGTGCGGGCCGCCCGCGTGGCCGGCCTGCTCGCGCTGGTCGCGCTGGGTGTCGGCCTGGCCCAGGCCGGCTCGACGCAGCGCCGGGTGGAGGCCGACAAATACGCGCGCCTGCTGGAGATCCTGCATGCGCCGGACAACAACGTCGTCTATGTCTGGTCGCCGGGCTTCTACTTCGCCGGCGCCACGCTGCCCGGCCAGGCGCGCTTCCTCGACCTGGGCCGCGGTGGGTCGCAGGACCAGCTGCGGCAGGCCCTCAAGGCGCTGCAGGACCAGGGCGGCGGACGGCTGGCGGTCTTCACCAGCGAGGCCACGGTCGGCGATCCCGCGCTGGCGCGCCTGGTGGGGGACTTCGGCCTGCGGATCGAGCGCCAGGCCGACTACGGCAGCTACGAGGCGATTTCCTTCCGGGTCCCCGATCGCGCGCAGCGCGCGGCCACGGTCTCGCGCACCGTCGAACTGACCGTCCCGCTGCCCGCCAGCCCGATCGTGTCGGTCCGGCTGGATCCCTCGCAGCGCACCCAGGCCTCGGTGACCATCGAGCAGCTCGTCTTCACCGACGCCAGCGGCCCGCACCCCGTCGACGTCTGCGGCGACCGCGGCATGGCCTCGATGCGCACCACGCGCCTGGGCAGCGGCCCCGGCTGCACCTTCGTCTTCGGCAACGGGGCCAACGCCGGCTGGATCGGGCCCAGCGCCCTGAAGAACCTTGGGCACCTCGACCGCCCCGCGCTCGCTGCGGGTGCGCCTGACCGGCGAACTCACCGATGAGGTCCATGTCTACCTGGACCAAGGTACGGGGTACAGCTCGCCGATCCGGCTGAAGGTCCAGCCCGCGGTTACGCGATAATCACGCCGGTCGGCCGTCCTGGTTTCCACCGGGACGGCCGCACCCCCACACGCACAGTCGAAGGAATCCCTGCATGGCCGTGAGCCCCCCCTCCGCGCGACGCGACGCGGGCAAGCTGTACCCCAGTGCGCAGGCAGCGCTGCAAGGCCTGGTGGCCGATGGCCAGACCCTGGCCGTGGGCGGTTTCGGCCTGTGCGGCATCCCCGAGGCGCTGATCGCCGCGCTGCGCGACTCGGGCGTGACCGGCCTGACCGCGATCTCCAACAACGCCGGCGTCGACGGCTTCGGCCTGGGCCAGCTGCTGGCCACGCGCCAGATCAAGAAGATGATTTCGTCCTACGTGGGCGAGAACAAGGAATTCGAGCGCCAGTACCTGGCCGGCGAGCTGGAGCTGGAGTTCAACCCGCAGGGCACGCTGGCCGAGCGCCTGCGCGCCGGCGGCGCGGGCATTCCCGGCTTCTACACACGCACCGGCTACGGCACGATCGTGGCCGAGGGCAAGGAGACGCGGCAGTTCGACGATGGCCACTGGTACGTGCTGGAAACCGCGCTGAAGGCCGACGTGTCGCTGGTCAAGGCCTGGAAGGCCGACCGCGCCGGCAACCTGGTCTTCCGCAAGACCGCGCGCAACTTCAATCCCGCCTGCGCGATGGCCGGCAAGGTCTGCGTGGCCGAGGTGGAGGAAGTGGTGGAGGTCGGCCAGATCGACCCCGACCACGTGCACCTGCCCGGCATCTACGTGGACCGCATCGTCCACAACCCCACGCCGGAAAAGCGCATCGAACAGCGCACCGTGCGCGCCTGACCGAACCTGCAGACAAAGGAACCCACCATGGCCTGGACCCGTGACCAGATGGCGCAACGCGCCGCGCAGGAACTCACCGACGGCGCTTACGTCAACCTTGGCATCGGCCTGCCCACGCTGGTGGCCAACTTCATCCCGGAAGGCATGGATGTCTGGCTGCAGAGCGAGAACGGCCTGCTGGGCATCGGCCCGTTCCCGAGCGAGGCCGAGGTCGACGCCGACCTGATCAACGCCGGCAAGCAGACCGTCACCGCGCGCGAAGGCGCGAGCTACTTCGGCAGCCACGACTCCTTCGCGATGATCCGCGGCGGCCACATCGACCTGGCGATCCTCGGCGCGATGCAGGTGACCGACCGCGGCGACCTGGCCAACTGGATGGTCCCGGGCAAGATGGTCAAGGGCATGGGCGGGGCCATGGACCTGGTCGCGGGCGTCAAGCGCGTGGTGGTCCTGATGGAGCACAGCGCCAAGAGCGGCGAGCACAAGATCCTGCCGGAATGCACCCTGCCGCTGACCGGCGTGGGCGTGGTCAACCGCATCATCACCGAGCTGGGCGTGATGGACGTCACGCAGGACGGCCTGGTGCTGCGGGAACTGGCCCCGGGCGTCAGCGAAGCTGAACTAGTCGAAAAAACGGGTGTGCCGGTCAAGGCCGCTTAGCCCGGGTTTCTGGATTCCCGGACCGCTTGCCGGTCCAATCGGGGTGCCTGTCGCGCGCGTGTCCATGAATGGGCCGCGCGTGCGCGATCGCGCGCGGCGGGTGTGGTATTCATGGCGGGCGATGAGGGGGTCGTCGCCGGCATTGGCCGTCAGTTCTGTGGGGCATATTCCATGCGTATTGGTCTTCCCGTAATTCTCCTGGCCGGCCTGGTGGCCGGCTGCACCGCGGAGCGTGCTCCGCAGCAGGCGGCCAACGAGGCCGCTGCGTCGGCCACGTCGGCCATCGCCGCGATGAGTGGTGGCGTGTCGCTGATGGCGCCGCGCGTGGACCGCGTCGCCGGCAGCTTCGCGTCGCTGCCCGATCACGGCGCGCTGCTGGCCTACGACGGCAAGCGCAAGGTCACCCGCTCCGGCGCCTACACCTGGCACCCGGTCAAGCTGAGCGAGACGCACGCGCTCCATGCCATCGGCCCCGGGCACGAGCTGGCGCTCACCGCGCCCAATGGCCAGCCGATCCGACTGCAATACCTGCGCCATGTGGAGCACGAGAACGGCAACTGGAGCTGGGTCGGCCGCGCGGAAGGCGCGCAGCCCGGCAGCGAGGCGATCCTGACCTTCGGCGACAAGGCCGCGTTCGGCGTCATCCCGCAACGCCAGGGCGGCACGCTCCGCCTGAACATCGGCGGCGGCCAGGCCTGGATGATCGAGGCCGACCCGACGATGCTCGCCAGCCTGGAGAGCGCGCGCACCGGTCCGCGCGCGCCCGATCATCTGGTCCCGCCGCGTGAGCTGCTGCGCAAGCGCATGGGCAACGCTGGTATCGCGGATGCACTCGCGGCCAAGCTCGAAGCCGCCCCGCTGTCCACCAAGGCCGACGCCACCAACACGGTCGACGTCCTGCTGGGCTATACCAACGGCTTCGCCGCCCGGCTGGGGGGCCAGTCGCAGGCCAACACCCGGCTGACCTTCATGGTGCAGGTCGCCAACGAAGCCATGGCCGCCAGCCTGATGCCCGGCCGCATCCGCCTGGTGCACACGCTGCAGGTGACCTACCCGGACAACACCAGCAACCAGGACGCGCTGTACGCCCTGAGCGGCGTGTCGTGCACCGAGAACTCCAACGGCAGCCTCACCTGTACCGATGTCGCGGTGCCGGCCGCCCTGCAACCGCTGCACACGGCCCGCAACACCTACGGCGCCGACCTGGTCTCGCTGGTACGCGTGTTCAACGAGCCGGAGAACCAGAGCTGCGGCATTGCCTGGCTCAATGGCGCCGGCCGCACCCCGATCACGTCCTCGGACGCGCCCGGCGGCATGTCGGTGGTGAGCGATTCGAGCGGTTATATCTTCCCGGACAACCAGCGCTATTGCCGCGAGGCCACCCTCGCCCATGAGCTGGGCCACAACATGGGCTCGGCGCACGACCGCGACACCTCCGACGGCGACGACAACATCCTGCAGAGCAACGAATACGGTCGCTACGACTATTCGTTCGGGTACCGGACGTCGGCGGCGGGCAACTTCTTCACCGTCATGGCCTACGGCGACACCGGCCAGGATGAACTGAACAAGTTCTCCAATCCGCGCCTCAACAACTGCAAGGGCTCCTACGCCTGCGGCGTGACCAACCAGGCCGACAACGCGCAGAGCCTGACCAACACGATGCCGATCATCGTCACCTTCCGCTCGGCGGTGCAGGAAGCCAACGTGGCCCTGATGCCGCAGGTCGACGCCAACGCCGACGGGCGCTCGGACCTGTTCTGGCACAACCCGACGGCGGAGCGGATCCAGCCCTGGCTGATGAATGGCACCACCTTCGCCTACGGCGTGGCCAGCACGATCGGCAACATCTACCGCGTGGCCGCGGTGGGCGACTTCAACGGCGACGGCCGCGCCGACCTCATCTGGCGCGACATCAACCGCACCGTGCTGTGGGAGTGGCAGGCCAAGGCGACCGGTGGCTACAACGTCGTGCAGCTGCGCACGTTCCCGGCCGGCTGGGATATCGGCGGCGTGGGCGACGTGAACCGCGACGGGCGCAGCGACCTGATCTGGCACAGCCCCACCCAGGAGAAGTTCCAGGCCTTGGCTGATGAACGGCACCACGTGGACGTATGGCGCGGTGCAGTCGCGTCCGGGCGCGTTCGTGATGATCGGCGCGGGTGACTTCAACGGCGACGGCTACGCCGACCTGCTGTGGCGCGACGGAGCCCGCACCGCGGTCTCGGCCTCGATCGGCACGGCCAGCGGCACCTTCGGGTCGGCGGTGACCATCCGCTCCTATCCCACCGGCTACGAGGTCGTGGGCCTGCGCCGGGCCAATGCCGACGCCCGCAGCGACATCTACTGGCACAGCACGACGGCCGGCAAGATGCAGGCGTGGCTGATGAACGGCACCGCCTTGACCTACGGCGTCGCCAATACGGTCGGCAGCATCTACCGCGTGACCAGCATGGGCGACTACAACGGCGACGGCCTGTCCGACGTGATCTGGCACGACACCGCCAAGACGCGCCTGTACGAATGGCAGGCCAAGCCGGACGGCACCTACACGGTGGTGTCGCTGCGCACCTATCCGGCGGGCTGGACGGTGGTGCACTGACGCCCACCGTCGCGATTGGCAACAAGAAGACAGCCGCCGAAAGGCGGCTGTCTTCATTGGGCGGGTAGAAGAACAGCCGCCGAAAGGCGGCCGTCTTCATTGGGCGGTAAAAACAGCCGCCGAAGGGCGGCCGTCTTTATTGGGCGGAAAAAACAGCCGTCGAAGGGCGGCCGTCTTTATCGGGCGGCAAAAAACGGCTGCCGAAGGGCGGCCGTCTTTATTGGGCGGTAAAAAAACAGCCGCCGAAAGGCGGCTGTTTCATTTGGGAAAGCGCGACGTCATCCGCGACGGGCCTGCATGCCCCTGGCGCATCCGCCCGACCGACTAGAGGTTCTGGTAGTTCGGTCCCGCGCCACCCTCGGGCGTGACCCAG
This genomic interval carries:
- a CDS encoding reprolysin-like metallopeptidase, which encodes MRIGLPVILLAGLVAGCTAERAPQQAANEAAASATSAIAAMSGGVSLMAPRVDRVAGSFASLPDHGALLAYDGKRKVTRSGAYTWHPVKLSETHALHAIGPGHELALTAPNGQPIRLQYLRHVEHENGNWSWVGRAEGAQPGSEAILTFGDKAAFGVIPQRQGGTLRLNIGGGQAWMIEADPTMLASLESARTGPRAPDHLVPPRELLRKRMGNAGIADALAAKLEAAPLSTKADATNTVDVLLGYTNGFAARLGGQSQANTRLTFMVQVANEAMAASLMPGRIRLVHTLQVTYPDNTSNQDALYALSGVSCTENSNGSLTCTDVAVPAALQPLHTARNTYGADLVSLVRVFNEPENQSCGIAWLNGAGRTPITSSDAPGGMSVVSDSSGYIFPDNQRYCREATLAHELGHNMGSAHDRDTSDGDDNILQSNEYGRYDYSFGYRTSAAGNFFTVMAYGDTGQDELNKFSNPRLNNCKGSYACGVTNQADNAQSLTNTMPIIVTFRSAVQEANVALMPQVDANADGRSDLFWHNPTAERIQPWLMNGTTFAYGVASTIGNIYRVAAVGDFNGDGRADLIWRDINRTVLWEWQAKATGGYNVVQLRTFPAGWDIGGVGDVNRDGRSDLIWHSPTQEKFQALADERHHVDVWRGAVASGRVRDDRRG
- a CDS encoding FG-GAP repeat domain-containing protein, which gives rise to MNGTTWTYGAVQSRPGAFVMIGAGDFNGDGYADLLWRDGARTAVSASIGTASGTFGSAVTIRSYPTGYEVVGLRRANADARSDIYWHSTTAGKMQAWLMNGTALTYGVANTVGSIYRVTSMGDYNGDGLSDVIWHDTAKTRLYEWQAKPDGTYTVVSLRTYPAGWTVVH